One Natrinema halophilum genomic window carries:
- a CDS encoding b(o/a)3-type cytochrome-c oxidase subunit 1 produces MRNAYIDQFPDEAAVIKAAFWSSFIALAIGGTLGLVQALHRTDVFRFIQSPDYYTVLTAHGVLLAITFTIFFLVGLFTWAVTTGLDRGVVDIRFTWAWYALMVVGATLETVTIFAGFLEQAPTVLGSELYADVLFTFYAPLQAHPLFYLGLVLFVVGSWLAGVDWFRTWWAWRKENPDERIPLPAFMVLTTTLFWYICTLGVAIAILVFLLPWSLGITDSVNPLLTRTLFWYFGHAVVYFWLMPAYVMWYLMLPKFSGGKLFSDPLARVVFVLFLLLSTPLGIHHQYLDPGIAEGFKFIAMTNTMFLLLPSLLTAFTVVASMEHGARQRGGTGYLGWLKALPWRDPVFTGMALAGLMFAAAGFSGMINAGMNINYLVHNTWWVVGHFHLTVGTAVALTFMASSYWFIPQMTGKALWNRSLALAQVLIWFVGMTFMSNAMHRSGLFGMPRRTAEPQYQGFDFEPAVGTVGEINAQVALGAVLLTLSLALFLLIMVMTSFNGTSDSLPDNGYAGTLSGPEDSPAILDNLKVWTAIAIVLVIFAYTLPLASIIDSGGLFGKGIEGVQLSIGADPGLVLESLREVIR; encoded by the coding sequence ATGCGTAACGCCTACATCGATCAGTTCCCCGACGAAGCGGCCGTGATCAAGGCGGCGTTCTGGAGTTCTTTTATCGCGCTGGCGATCGGTGGCACGCTCGGCCTCGTGCAGGCGCTTCACCGGACGGACGTCTTCCGGTTCATCCAGTCGCCCGATTACTACACCGTCCTCACCGCACACGGCGTATTGCTGGCGATCACGTTTACGATCTTCTTCCTCGTCGGCCTGTTCACCTGGGCGGTGACCACCGGCCTCGATCGCGGCGTCGTGGACATCCGCTTCACCTGGGCCTGGTACGCACTGATGGTAGTCGGTGCAACGCTGGAAACTGTGACGATATTCGCCGGCTTCCTCGAGCAAGCACCGACGGTGCTCGGCTCGGAGCTATACGCAGACGTGCTCTTTACGTTCTACGCACCGCTGCAGGCTCATCCCCTCTTCTACCTGGGTCTGGTGCTGTTCGTCGTCGGCTCCTGGCTCGCCGGCGTCGACTGGTTCCGGACCTGGTGGGCCTGGCGCAAAGAGAACCCCGACGAGCGAATACCGCTGCCGGCGTTCATGGTGTTGACGACGACGCTGTTCTGGTACATCTGTACGCTCGGCGTCGCGATAGCGATTCTCGTGTTCCTGCTGCCGTGGTCGCTTGGAATCACTGACTCGGTGAACCCGCTGCTGACTCGGACCCTGTTCTGGTACTTCGGCCACGCCGTCGTCTACTTCTGGCTGATGCCGGCGTACGTGATGTGGTATCTCATGCTGCCGAAGTTCTCCGGCGGAAAGCTGTTCAGCGATCCGCTCGCTCGCGTCGTTTTCGTGTTATTCCTGCTGCTCTCGACGCCGCTTGGCATCCACCACCAGTATCTGGATCCCGGCATCGCGGAAGGCTTCAAGTTCATCGCGATGACGAACACGATGTTCCTCCTGCTGCCGAGCCTGCTCACCGCCTTTACTGTCGTCGCGAGTATGGAACACGGTGCTCGTCAGCGCGGCGGGACGGGCTATCTCGGGTGGCTCAAGGCCCTTCCGTGGCGCGACCCGGTCTTTACCGGGATGGCGCTCGCGGGCCTGATGTTCGCCGCGGCCGGATTCTCCGGCATGATCAACGCGGGGATGAACATCAACTACCTCGTCCACAACACCTGGTGGGTCGTCGGCCACTTCCACCTCACCGTCGGTACCGCCGTCGCGTTGACGTTCATGGCCTCGTCGTACTGGTTCATCCCGCAGATGACCGGCAAAGCGCTCTGGAACCGCTCGCTCGCACTGGCCCAGGTCCTGATCTGGTTCGTCGGGATGACGTTCATGTCGAACGCGATGCACCGGTCCGGGCTGTTCGGCATGCCTCGCCGGACCGCCGAACCGCAGTACCAGGGCTTCGACTTCGAACCCGCCGTCGGCACCGTCGGCGAGATCAACGCACAGGTCGCCCTCGGGGCAGTGTTGCTGACCCTCTCGCTTGCCCTGTTCCTCCTGATCATGGTCATGACCTCGTTCAACGGCACTAGTGACTCGCTTCCGGACAACGGGTACGCCGGCACGCTCTCCGGGCCCGAGGACTCGCCCGCGATCCTCGACAACCTCAAGGTCTGGACCGCGATCGCCATCGTCCTCGTGATATTCGCGTACACGCTCCCACTTGCGAGCATCATCGACTCCGGCGGCCTCTTCGGCAAGGGTATCGAGGGCGTCCAGCTCTCGATCGGCGCCGATCCCGGACTGGTCCTCGAGTCGCTCCGGGAGGTGATTCGGTAG
- a CDS encoding DUF7091 family protein codes for MADRRQLEQFLRSTLQDAGEQFEALRRSTDDQLEEARGSYEVAKNARRLPSDEEGRAKIVCRRHAQQRAAKLDDMYRPACYEDGHPDCEGCAEDVRKGRIETW; via the coding sequence ATGGCGGACCGGCGTCAACTGGAGCAGTTCCTGCGCTCGACACTGCAGGATGCGGGCGAGCAGTTCGAAGCGCTCCGCAGATCGACCGACGACCAACTCGAGGAGGCTCGCGGCTCGTACGAAGTGGCGAAGAACGCCCGTCGCCTCCCGTCGGACGAAGAGGGGCGAGCGAAGATCGTCTGTCGACGCCACGCCCAACAGCGGGCAGCGAAACTCGACGATATGTATCGGCCGGCGTGTTACGAAGACGGCCATCCCGACTGCGAGGGGTGTGCAGAAGACGTCCGAAAGGGGCGCATCGAGACCTGGTGA
- a CDS encoding sulfite exporter TauE/SafE family protein — protein sequence MLLSSAGPTLGSERVNLLVLFVVGLLAGAHCLGMCGPLVTTYADRIGAASDKRRDDTLTGYEVRQHALFNLGRTASYATIGGLFGLLGAITVASSEAVAEIGNGVRGATGILVGIAIVASGLYYVRGRTAVPGHDLPVVGALFRRLSELLSSRIDRLATTPGIVALGAVHGFMPCPIIYPAYLYAFAVGSPTRGALSLAVLGLGTIPTLFAYGTVLTSIAPKTRVRLHRGLGAAFLVLGYIPLSHGLMLYGIHLPHIPLPFATPF from the coding sequence GTGTTGCTGTCGTCTGCGGGGCCAACCCTCGGTTCCGAGCGCGTGAATCTACTCGTCCTCTTCGTCGTCGGGTTGCTGGCCGGTGCACACTGCCTGGGGATGTGCGGCCCGCTGGTGACGACGTACGCCGATCGGATCGGGGCGGCGAGTGACAAACGCCGCGACGACACGCTCACCGGGTACGAGGTGCGCCAGCACGCACTGTTCAACCTCGGACGAACGGCCAGCTACGCGACCATCGGCGGCCTGTTCGGCCTGCTCGGTGCGATCACGGTCGCCTCGAGCGAGGCCGTCGCGGAAATCGGCAACGGTGTCCGCGGCGCGACGGGAATCCTCGTCGGGATCGCGATCGTCGCGAGCGGGCTCTACTACGTCCGCGGGCGGACCGCGGTTCCCGGCCACGACCTTCCCGTCGTCGGCGCGCTGTTCCGGCGCCTTTCGGAGTTGCTCTCGAGTCGAATCGATCGACTCGCGACGACGCCGGGGATCGTCGCACTCGGTGCGGTCCACGGATTCATGCCGTGTCCGATCATCTATCCGGCCTACCTGTACGCGTTCGCGGTCGGATCACCGACTCGAGGGGCGCTCTCGCTGGCCGTTCTCGGGCTCGGGACCATCCCGACGCTGTTCGCGTACGGCACCGTCTTGACATCGATCGCGCCGAAAACGCGCGTTCGTCTCCACCGTGGACTGGGCGCAGCGTTTCTCGTTCTCGGATACATCCCCCTATCACACGGACTGATGCTGTACGGTATTCACCTGCCGCATATCCCGCTCCCCTTTGCCACCCCGTTCTAA
- a CDS encoding CbaC protein: protein MRISGGALLVVLAMLIPFVVELRTALSWFGVELTLLETSVIGSAAALAIIAWAVWPPNDDANGKSSGLS, encoded by the coding sequence ATGCGCATCTCTGGCGGTGCACTCCTCGTTGTCCTGGCTATGCTCATCCCGTTCGTGGTCGAACTCCGGACGGCGCTTTCGTGGTTCGGCGTCGAGTTGACCCTCCTCGAAACGAGCGTGATCGGCTCGGCGGCCGCCCTCGCGATCATCGCCTGGGCAGTGTGGCCCCCGAACGATGACGCCAACGGGAAGTCGTCCGGACTCAGCTAA
- a CDS encoding cytochrome-ba3 oxidase subunit — MNLETVGPRFAAGAGLLAILPVLVYGLTNSVVAGVVSAVNVAIIIGSLYIAMAPIDESHDDHHGNGTAS, encoded by the coding sequence ATGAACCTTGAGACAGTTGGGCCGCGGTTCGCGGCGGGCGCGGGACTGCTCGCGATCCTTCCCGTACTCGTCTACGGACTGACCAACTCGGTCGTCGCCGGCGTCGTCAGCGCGGTCAACGTCGCGATCATTATCGGCTCGCTCTACATCGCGATGGCGCCGATCGATGAATCGCACGACGACCACCACGGAAACGGCACCGCCAGTTAG
- a CDS encoding cytochrome c oxidase subunit II, translating into MNIHTYEKAWLVASMLLIVGFIATITYGAVGPGIAMIDDDGGSINPDDINDHEKFSEPGVTHVGGNEYEVAVVAQAWAYMPSEIEVPANSEVTFYVTSRDVTHSFTVVGTNMNTMVIPGQVSQMTVEFDESGEYGILCNEYCGEYHHTMEGKLNVVPEDEFDMTELSVDAPREVQAGNETTITATVTDGMQTDLETTATLEIGDRTIERDVTISGAGSEDVEFAVDTAELGAGDHDWTVTVDDHEESGTLSVVNATDGGDGDA; encoded by the coding sequence ATGAATATTCACACCTACGAGAAAGCGTGGCTCGTCGCGTCGATGTTACTGATCGTCGGCTTCATCGCGACGATTACGTACGGTGCCGTCGGCCCCGGCATCGCGATGATCGACGACGACGGTGGTTCGATCAACCCGGACGACATAAACGACCACGAAAAGTTCAGTGAACCCGGCGTCACGCACGTCGGCGGAAACGAGTACGAAGTCGCCGTCGTCGCCCAGGCGTGGGCGTACATGCCTAGTGAAATCGAGGTCCCGGCGAACAGCGAAGTAACGTTCTACGTGACGAGTCGTGACGTGACGCACAGCTTCACCGTGGTCGGGACGAACATGAACACGATGGTCATCCCCGGTCAGGTGTCGCAGATGACCGTCGAATTCGACGAATCCGGCGAGTACGGCATCCTCTGTAACGAGTATTGCGGCGAGTACCACCACACGATGGAAGGGAAACTGAACGTCGTCCCCGAAGACGAGTTCGACATGACCGAACTGTCGGTCGACGCCCCCCGAGAGGTTCAGGCGGGCAACGAGACGACGATAACCGCGACTGTGACCGACGGCATGCAGACTGACCTCGAGACGACCGCCACCCTCGAGATCGGCGACCGAACGATCGAACGAGACGTCACGATCTCCGGCGCCGGCAGCGAGGACGTCGAGTTCGCGGTCGACACTGCAGAACTCGGCGCGGGCGATCACGACTGGACGGTGACGGTCGACGACCACGAGGAAAGCGGGACGCTTTCGGTCGTCAACGCGACCGACGGAGGTGACGGCGATGCGTAA
- a CDS encoding heavy metal translocating P-type ATPase has translation MSNESHPPARPHESSSEDDTRNARQSAGTETGTEPTADTAGVPAADPDPDPDTETCDLCDLPTPPDPITEPDVDGTFCCRGCLEVSRTLEQADDAPDESELRSRMTRADEGTDLDDLDGEDAYLAVDGMHCSTCEAFLETNTEREAGILGATASYATDTIRIVYDSDRLAADDLPDIVSGYGYTAADRSAADGTAESDDGLAPLLLGGFFGMMVMVWYVLFLYPTYFGLEPVADFGGYESSFLAANIWVFTSFILFYTGYPILRGAYVSLRARRPNMDLLVATAAMGSYSYSTVAIVLGQSHLYFDVTVAIVLVVTAGTAYEKSVKRRATGLLSELTEQQVDEARLESGETVPVEAVKPGDHLLVRPGERVPLDGEVETGSAAVDESLVTGESLPVRKAPGDYVRGGTVVTDAPIVLAVGDEAESTHDRLVSLLWSIQSARPGVQRLADKLATVFVPLVVVLAVGTATVLLATGSSASTALLVGLTVVIVSCPCALGLATPLAIAAGVQNAAQRGIVVAAETIFEDAPDVDVVVLDKTGTLTTGRMTVEELHVAGDDTGANDAQVVDSAADDLLRRAGAVEALSDHPIATAIADSAPDSATEGAASTVDRFERADRGVSGIVDDERILVGHPDFLREQGQAIPNSLESTIDDARAAGDVPVAVGWKGRVRGTIVVGDEPREELESALSTLSDGREIVVLTGDEGPAADQFRAIDAVDEVFAGVPPEAKAETVDRLRARGTVAMVGDGSNDAPALAAADVGIAMGGGTKLATDAADAVIVGDDLEAVAETFAVASSAHRRIRQNLGWAFAYNAVAIPLAVAGLLNPLFAAVAMAASSALVVCNSARSM, from the coding sequence ATGAGCAACGAATCACACCCACCCGCGCGACCGCACGAATCGTCATCGGAGGATGACACTCGGAACGCGAGGCAGTCGGCTGGCACCGAGACCGGAACCGAACCGACAGCGGACACTGCGGGAGTACCGGCGGCCGACCCCGACCCCGACCCCGACACCGAGACCTGTGACCTCTGTGACCTGCCAACGCCACCGGACCCGATCACCGAGCCGGATGTGGACGGCACGTTTTGCTGTCGGGGCTGTCTCGAGGTCAGTCGGACGCTGGAACAAGCAGACGACGCACCCGACGAGTCGGAACTCCGCTCTCGGATGACACGGGCGGACGAGGGCACCGACCTCGACGACCTCGACGGTGAGGATGCCTATCTCGCAGTCGACGGCATGCACTGTTCGACGTGCGAGGCGTTTCTCGAGACGAACACCGAGCGAGAAGCGGGCATTCTGGGTGCGACGGCCAGCTACGCGACGGATACGATCCGAATCGTCTACGACTCCGATCGGCTCGCGGCCGACGACCTCCCGGACATCGTTTCCGGGTACGGCTACACCGCCGCCGATCGATCGGCCGCTGACGGTACCGCGGAGTCCGACGACGGACTCGCGCCGCTCCTGCTCGGTGGCTTCTTCGGAATGATGGTCATGGTGTGGTACGTCCTGTTTCTGTACCCGACCTACTTCGGACTCGAGCCCGTCGCCGACTTCGGCGGCTACGAGAGCAGCTTTTTGGCGGCGAACATCTGGGTGTTCACGTCGTTTATCCTCTTTTATACGGGCTATCCGATCCTCCGCGGTGCGTACGTCAGCCTCCGGGCCCGACGGCCGAACATGGACCTGCTGGTCGCGACGGCCGCAATGGGATCGTACAGCTACAGTACCGTCGCGATCGTCCTCGGGCAAAGCCACCTGTACTTCGACGTCACCGTCGCGATCGTCCTCGTCGTCACCGCAGGGACCGCCTACGAGAAGTCAGTCAAGCGTCGCGCCACCGGATTGCTCTCGGAGCTGACCGAACAGCAAGTCGACGAGGCACGCCTCGAGAGCGGCGAGACGGTCCCGGTCGAGGCCGTCAAGCCAGGCGACCACCTGCTCGTACGCCCCGGCGAGCGAGTTCCCCTCGACGGCGAAGTCGAAACGGGAAGTGCTGCGGTCGACGAGTCGCTCGTCACCGGTGAATCGCTCCCCGTCAGAAAAGCGCCGGGCGATTACGTTCGCGGCGGGACCGTCGTCACCGATGCACCGATCGTCCTCGCGGTCGGCGACGAGGCAGAGAGCACCCACGACCGGCTCGTCTCCCTGCTCTGGTCGATCCAGAGCGCCCGACCCGGCGTCCAGCGACTCGCCGACAAGCTCGCGACCGTCTTCGTCCCGCTCGTGGTCGTTCTCGCCGTTGGAACAGCCACAGTTCTGCTAGCAACTGGCTCGAGTGCGTCGACGGCTCTCCTGGTCGGATTGACGGTCGTGATCGTCTCCTGTCCGTGTGCGCTCGGACTCGCAACGCCGCTTGCGATCGCCGCAGGCGTCCAGAACGCTGCACAACGGGGAATCGTTGTCGCTGCGGAGACGATATTCGAAGACGCTCCGGACGTCGACGTCGTCGTCCTCGACAAGACGGGAACGCTCACGACCGGACGGATGACCGTCGAAGAGCTACACGTCGCGGGCGACGACACCGGTGCCAACGACGCCCAGGTCGTCGACTCGGCGGCCGACGATTTGCTCCGCCGCGCCGGCGCAGTCGAAGCCCTGTCCGACCATCCGATCGCGACAGCTATCGCCGACTCGGCACCGGATTCCGCCACCGAGGGTGCCGCGAGTACCGTCGACAGGTTCGAGCGGGCCGACCGCGGGGTGAGCGGAATCGTCGACGACGAGCGCATCCTCGTCGGTCACCCCGATTTCCTCCGCGAGCAGGGACAGGCGATACCGAACTCCCTCGAGTCGACGATCGACGACGCTCGAGCGGCGGGCGACGTCCCCGTCGCCGTCGGCTGGAAGGGACGGGTCCGCGGTACTATCGTCGTCGGCGACGAACCGCGCGAGGAACTGGAGTCGGCACTTTCGACGCTCTCCGACGGTCGTGAGATCGTCGTCCTCACCGGCGACGAGGGACCGGCGGCCGACCAGTTCCGCGCGATCGACGCCGTCGACGAGGTCTTCGCCGGCGTCCCGCCCGAGGCGAAAGCCGAGACCGTCGACCGACTTCGCGCCCGCGGGACGGTTGCGATGGTTGGTGATGGAAGCAACGACGCGCCTGCACTGGCCGCTGCCGACGTCGGGATCGCGATGGGCGGCGGCACGAAACTCGCAACCGACGCGGCCGACGCGGTGATCGTCGGTGACGACTTGGAGGCCGTCGCCGAGACGTTCGCCGTCGCCTCGAGCGCCCACAGGCGGATCCGACAGAATCTCGGCTGGGCGTTCGCTTACAACGCGGTCGCGATTCCGCTCGCAGTCGCCGGTCTCCTGAATCCACTCTTTGCTGCCGTCGCGATGGCCGCGAGTAGCGCGCTCGTCGTCTGTAACTCGGCGCGATCGATGTGA
- a CDS encoding dihydrodipicolinate synthase family protein — translation MDSSTALRGITCPTVTPFDDGSIDVDALGDLLEHLHDGGIDAVFPCGTTGEFPSLTADERQRVIETTVDHADVPVVAGAAATSIVETITAIDRAAAAGADAAAIVTPYFTTANDPSGNRRFLEAVLNDASIPVLLYNIPQCTGHRIEPETVATIAGHDRAIGIKDSSGDLAYFLSVLRQTPDEFLCLQGYDALLVPALRMGADGGINALSNVVPRALCEAFDRATDECGRELQEHVITPLFEACTTHDFAPATKSALAHRGIIPSDDVRPPLVAVDDAGAAAIGDTVDAAVSSDSF, via the coding sequence ATGGATAGCAGCACTGCGCTTCGTGGAATAACCTGTCCGACTGTCACCCCGTTCGACGACGGATCGATAGATGTCGATGCGCTCGGCGATCTGCTCGAGCACCTCCACGACGGCGGTATCGATGCCGTTTTTCCTTGCGGGACGACCGGCGAGTTCCCGAGCCTGACGGCCGACGAGCGACAGCGCGTCATCGAGACGACCGTCGACCACGCCGACGTCCCAGTCGTCGCCGGGGCCGCCGCGACGAGCATCGTCGAGACGATCACGGCTATCGACCGCGCCGCCGCCGCGGGAGCCGACGCCGCCGCGATCGTCACTCCCTACTTCACCACTGCGAACGACCCGTCCGGCAACCGGCGGTTCCTCGAGGCAGTCCTGAACGACGCCTCGATTCCCGTCTTGCTGTATAACATTCCGCAGTGTACGGGCCATCGTATCGAACCGGAGACCGTTGCCACCATCGCAGGCCACGACCGTGCGATCGGGATCAAGGACTCGAGCGGCGATCTGGCGTATTTCCTGTCCGTTCTCCGGCAGACGCCGGACGAGTTCCTGTGTCTGCAGGGGTACGACGCCCTGCTGGTCCCCGCGTTACGGATGGGTGCGGACGGCGGTATCAACGCGCTGTCGAACGTCGTCCCCCGCGCGCTATGCGAGGCGTTCGACCGAGCGACCGACGAGTGCGGCCGAGAACTCCAGGAACATGTGATAACGCCGCTGTTCGAGGCGTGTACGACCCACGATTTCGCCCCAGCGACGAAATCGGCGCTGGCCCACCGCGGTATCATTCCGTCCGACGACGTTCGCCCGCCACTGGTCGCCGTCGACGACGCTGGCGCGGCGGCGATCGGTGACACTGTCGATGCCGCCGTCAGTTCGGACTCGTTCTGA
- a CDS encoding cupin domain-containing protein, which produces MSSQDTSVENYDIDLGKLGAKLEIARTENEANVAIVEHTLPPHTLAAPLHRHSREDEISYVLEGEMTVLAGDEIWTVPADEATVKGRNTWHTFWNASDEPLRFLEIIAPGEFSEFFEEISHVYPVEPADEEALARFEEICERYSFEADLESIPKLCEEHDLQI; this is translated from the coding sequence ATGAGCTCACAAGACACATCCGTTGAGAATTACGACATTGATCTTGGGAAGCTCGGCGCTAAACTAGAGATTGCCCGGACCGAAAACGAGGCGAACGTCGCTATTGTCGAACATACGCTTCCGCCGCACACGCTCGCCGCCCCACTACACCGACATAGCCGTGAGGACGAAATTTCCTACGTGCTAGAGGGTGAGATGACCGTTCTTGCTGGCGACGAGATCTGGACTGTCCCTGCGGACGAGGCTACCGTCAAGGGCCGGAACACCTGGCATACCTTCTGGAACGCGAGTGACGAACCACTTCGTTTCCTCGAGATTATCGCGCCGGGCGAGTTCTCGGAGTTCTTTGAGGAGATTTCGCATGTTTATCCAGTCGAACCTGCGGACGAAGAGGCACTCGCTCGCTTCGAGGAAATCTGCGAGCGGTACAGCTTCGAGGCCGACCTCGAGAGCATTCCGAAGCTCTGCGAGGAACACGACCTCCAAATATAG
- a CDS encoding replication factor A (Replication protein A protects and stabilize the intermediate ssDNA that is generated by the unwinding action of a DNA helicase at the replication fork. In addition, SSBs prevent the formation of secondary structures by single-stranded template DNA.) produces the protein MSDVRQHADDIHEQFSDHLDVSVEDVEERLTTLVDEYKVPIDEARRSVTNHYLEEAGLDREDIASGGSEAANVEDVDEPEEWIDLTAKVIELWDPRSDSVAQVGLLGDPTGTIKFTKWAKSELPTLKEGGVYEFRNLVTDEYQGRYSVKLNSTTVIEELEEDLEVGDDTSEIEGALVDMQSGSGLIKRCPKEDCTRVLQNGRCNEHGDVEGEFDLRIKAVVDDGIDAHEVIFDKDATEELTGLTLEEAKEMAMDALDTTIVADEIADDIVGTYYRIEGPTFGRYVLADDVEELDGPVDVEQVLIKARSM, from the coding sequence ATGAGCGACGTACGACAACACGCGGACGACATACACGAGCAGTTTTCGGACCACCTCGACGTAAGCGTCGAGGACGTCGAAGAGCGCCTCACTACGCTCGTCGATGAATACAAGGTCCCGATCGACGAAGCGAGACGGAGCGTCACCAACCACTACCTCGAGGAGGCTGGCCTCGACCGCGAGGACATCGCGAGCGGCGGCAGCGAGGCAGCCAACGTCGAAGACGTTGACGAACCCGAGGAATGGATAGATCTGACAGCCAAAGTTATCGAACTCTGGGATCCCCGCAGTGATTCGGTCGCACAGGTCGGGCTACTCGGCGACCCGACGGGGACGATCAAATTTACCAAGTGGGCCAAATCGGAACTTCCGACGCTCAAGGAAGGCGGCGTCTACGAATTTCGCAACCTCGTCACCGACGAGTACCAGGGACGGTACTCGGTCAAACTCAATTCGACGACCGTCATCGAGGAACTCGAGGAGGACCTCGAAGTCGGTGACGACACCAGCGAGATCGAGGGCGCTCTGGTCGACATGCAAAGCGGAAGCGGCCTTATCAAGCGTTGCCCGAAGGAAGATTGTACGCGCGTCCTCCAGAACGGCCGCTGTAACGAACACGGCGACGTCGAAGGGGAGTTCGACCTCCGCATCAAGGCCGTCGTCGACGACGGTATCGATGCCCACGAAGTCATCTTCGACAAGGACGCCACCGAGGAATTGACTGGCCTCACCCTCGAAGAAGCGAAGGAAATGGCGATGGACGCACTGGACACGACCATCGTCGCCGACGAGATCGCGGACGATATCGTCGGCACCTACTACCGAATCGAGGGGCCGACCTTCGGTCGCTACGTCCTGGCCGACGACGTCGAAGAACTCGACGGGCCAGTGGATGTAGAACAGGTGCTGATCAAAGCGAGGTCGATGTGA
- a CDS encoding mannose-1-phosphate guanylyltransferase, with amino-acid sequence MDRPIVACVLAGGTGSRLYPASRSDRPKQFLSFVGGRSLLARTMDRTAFADERYVLTRDSFAEAIHEHAPEAGVLVEPAGKDTGPALVYAAWRLRHRFEVEPVLVCLPSDHYVADDAVFSRRLERAAEIAVETDGLVTMGVEPTRPATGYGYISPAGDDGDTGTDSALSGGTETDDYAAIDRFTEKPRRETATRLIESGAYWNAGIFAWTPSALLREAAESPLAPLVDALEEGNPDQGFEAIDAVSVDYAIMEQTADAYVTPLSVGWDDLGTWDAVGRVLDGNDGENEVVAGDVLSIDAADNVVAAPDAHVSLLEVEELLVVAFDDRILVGPRGASQRIRTIVERLREHNAF; translated from the coding sequence ATGGATCGGCCCATCGTCGCGTGCGTCCTCGCTGGGGGCACCGGCAGTCGACTCTATCCCGCGAGCCGGTCCGATCGGCCCAAGCAATTCCTCTCGTTCGTCGGCGGGAGATCGTTACTCGCCCGGACGATGGATCGGACGGCGTTTGCCGACGAACGGTACGTCCTGACGCGCGACTCGTTCGCCGAAGCAATTCACGAACATGCCCCAGAGGCGGGTGTACTGGTCGAACCGGCCGGCAAGGATACCGGTCCGGCGCTGGTCTATGCAGCCTGGCGGCTTCGCCACCGGTTCGAAGTGGAACCGGTACTGGTCTGTCTCCCCAGCGACCACTACGTCGCGGACGACGCGGTCTTTTCCCGTCGACTCGAGCGCGCGGCGGAAATCGCAGTCGAGACCGACGGGCTCGTAACGATGGGCGTCGAGCCGACGCGGCCGGCGACGGGATACGGTTACATCTCACCCGCCGGAGACGACGGTGATACCGGGACTGACTCCGCTCTCAGCGGCGGTACCGAAACTGACGATTACGCCGCGATCGATCGGTTCACGGAAAAACCTCGGCGCGAGACCGCGACGCGACTCATCGAGTCCGGCGCATACTGGAACGCGGGTATCTTCGCCTGGACGCCGAGTGCCCTCCTCCGCGAGGCGGCGGAGTCCCCGCTCGCCCCGCTGGTCGACGCCCTCGAGGAGGGGAATCCTGACCAAGGGTTCGAGGCGATCGACGCCGTGAGCGTGGACTACGCGATCATGGAACAGACGGCCGACGCGTACGTGACGCCGCTGTCGGTCGGCTGGGACGACCTGGGGACGTGGGACGCTGTCGGCCGGGTACTCGACGGGAACGACGGCGAAAACGAGGTCGTCGCCGGGGACGTGCTGTCGATCGATGCGGCGGACAACGTCGTCGCCGCCCCCGACGCGCACGTTTCACTGCTCGAGGTCGAAGAGTTACTCGTTGTGGCATTCGACGACCGAATCCTCGTCGGCCCTCGCGGAGCGTCACAGCGAATCCGAACGATCGTCGAGCGACTTCGGGAGCACAACGCGTTTTGA